The DNA region TTTATGGACTCACTGGTATGGGAGATTTAATAGTTACCTGCACAAGCTTACATAGTAGAAATAGAAGAGCAGGTATTTTAATTGGAGAAGGTGTTCCACTTAATGAGGCTTGCCAGAGAATTGGTATGGTGGTTGAAGGTGTTAAAGCCTGTGAAGCTTTTTATGAATTAAAAGGCAAACTAAATGTAATCATGCCTATAACAGATATGCTATATAAAGTTTTATTTGAAGATAAGGATGTAAAAGCAGCTGTGAAGGAACTTATGGAGAGAGATAAAAAGGATGAAATGTATTAAGTAAACTATATAAGATATGTTCATAGAACAGGCACTATTGGAATGATTAAATAAAAACACATTCTAATAGTGTTTTTTATTGCAAAAATTATTAATTATAAATTACAAATAAGGTATATTTAATAATATACACCAATATATATATACTGTTAATATTAAGATACAGGAGGGTACATTTTGGATAATTTCGATATATACAAAGATATAGCAGAAAGAACCCAAGGAGATATATATGTTGGGGTAGTAGGCCCAGTTAGAACAGGAAAATCCACATTTATTAAAACATTTATGGATCTTATGGTTATTCCTAACATAGAAAATTCCTATAAAAAAGAAAGAGCTAAAGATGAACTTCCTCAAAGTGGTTCGGGAAAATCTATTCATACCACAGAACCTAAATTTATACCAAATGAAGCTGTAGAAATAGGCATTGGTGAAGGTATAAAATTCAAAGTAAGAATGGTAGATTGTGTTGGTTATATAGTAAAAGGAGCACTGGGATATAAAGAGGGAGACAGAGACAAAATGGTAACAACACCCTGGTATGATCATGAAATACCTTTTGAAGAAGCGGCAGAAATAGGGACAAAGAAGGTAATAAATGAGCATTCTACTATAGGTCTTGTAATAACTACAGATGGCACTATAACAGATATCCCTAGAGATGAATATTTAGATGCAGAAGAAAGAGTGGTAAAGGAGCTTAAAGCTATAAATAAACCTTTTATCATTGTACTTAATTCTTCTAGAGCAAAAGATCCAAAAACCTTGGAGCTTTCTAACGAATTAGAAAATAAATATGATGTTCCAGTGCAAATAATGGACGTACTTAACATGGATGAAGAGGACATAACTGATATATTTAAAAGAGTATTAAAAGAATTTCCTATTAAAGAAATAAACATAGATATGCCAGAGTGGATTGAAAAACTGGAGTCAAAGCATTGGCTTAAGGATAATTATTGGGGGCTAGTTAAGGAAATATGCAAAAATGTAAATAGAGTAAGAGATATCAGTAAAACCTTGAATAGTTTTACTGATACGGATTTTCTTGATTCATCACAAGTAGATGAGATGAATATGGGAAGTGGAGTAGCAAGAGTTAGTCTTATACCTAAAAAAGGTATATTTTATAAGGTGTTAAGTGAGTACTGTGGAGCGGATATTTTAGGGGAAAGTCAATTATTAAATACTATTAGGGATTAT from Clostridium pasteurianum BC1 includes:
- the spoIVA gene encoding stage IV sporulation protein A encodes the protein MDNFDIYKDIAERTQGDIYVGVVGPVRTGKSTFIKTFMDLMVIPNIENSYKKERAKDELPQSGSGKSIHTTEPKFIPNEAVEIGIGEGIKFKVRMVDCVGYIVKGALGYKEGDRDKMVTTPWYDHEIPFEEAAEIGTKKVINEHSTIGLVITTDGTITDIPRDEYLDAEERVVKELKAINKPFIIVLNSSRAKDPKTLELSNELENKYDVPVQIMDVLNMDEEDITDIFKRVLKEFPIKEINIDMPEWIEKLESKHWLKDNYWGLVKEICKNVNRVRDISKTLNSFTDTDFLDSSQVDEMNMGSGVARVSLIPKKGIFYKVLSEYCGADILGESQLLNTIRDYHKAKVEYDRISDALRDVKETGYGLVAPQLTEMKLEEPKIVKNGSRYEVKLKASAPSFHFIRADIETEISPIMGTERESEELVKSLLEEFESDPSKIWESNMFGKSFDLVVKEGLQKKLFKMPEDVQVKIQKTLEKIINEGNGGLICIIL